A genomic segment from Paramixta manurensis encodes:
- the pflA gene encoding pyruvate formate lyase 1-activating protein codes for MSVTGRIHSFESCGTVDGPGIRFITFFQGCLMRCLYCHNRDTWDTHGGKEVTVEELMKDVVSYRHFMNASGGGVTASGGEAILQAEFVRDWFRACRAEGIHTCLDTNGFVRRYDPVIDELLEVTDLVMLDLKQMNDDIHQNLVGVSNHRTLDFARYIAKKGIRTWIRYVVVPGYSDDDDSAHRLGEFTRDMGNIEKIELLPYHELGKHKWIAMGEEYKLEGVKPPTKETMDRVKSILEGYGHNVMY; via the coding sequence ATGTCAGTAACCGGTCGTATTCACTCATTTGAATCGTGCGGCACCGTTGACGGTCCGGGCATTCGCTTTATCACCTTCTTCCAGGGCTGCCTGATGCGCTGCCTGTATTGCCACAATCGCGATACCTGGGATACGCATGGCGGTAAGGAAGTGACCGTTGAGGAGTTGATGAAAGATGTGGTTTCCTATCGCCATTTTATGAATGCGTCTGGCGGTGGCGTAACCGCCTCCGGCGGCGAGGCAATATTGCAGGCGGAGTTTGTTCGTGACTGGTTTCGCGCTTGTAGAGCAGAGGGTATTCATACCTGTCTGGATACAAATGGCTTTGTCCGCCGTTACGATCCGGTCATTGATGAATTACTTGAGGTCACCGATTTGGTGATGCTTGATCTGAAACAGATGAACGATGATATCCACCAGAATTTGGTGGGTGTCTCTAACCATCGGACGCTTGATTTTGCGCGCTATATTGCCAAAAAGGGGATTCGTACCTGGATCCGCTATGTGGTAGTGCCAGGCTATTCCGATGATGATGATTCCGCACATCGTTTAGGCGAATTTACCCGCGATATGGGGAATATCGAAAAGATCGAACTGTTACCCTATCACGAACTGGGTAAACACAAATGGATAGCAATGGGCGAAGAGTACAAGCTGGAAGGTGTGAAACCGCCCACAAAAGAAACGATGGATCGCGTGAAAAGTATTCTGGAAGGATACGGTCACAACGTGATGTATTAA
- the trxB gene encoding thioredoxin-disulfide reductase gives MGTAKHSKLLILGSGPAGYTAAVYAARANLNPVLVTGLEKGGQLTTTTDVENWPGDPSDLTGPLLMERMHEHAVKFNTEIIFDHIHTVDLQNRPFRLVGDSGEYTADALIIATGASARYLGLPSEEAFKGKGVSACATCDGFFYRQQKVAVIGGGNTAVEEALYLANIAAEVHLIHRRDNFRAEKILIDRLMEKVNNGNIVLHTHRTLEEVVGDQMGVTGVRLRSTQEPEQIEQLEVAGLFIAIGHSPNTAIFQGQLELENGYIKVQSGLQGNATQTSIPGVFAAGDVMDHTYRQAITSAGTGCMAALDAERYLDGLVKNDK, from the coding sequence ATGGGCACGGCTAAACACAGTAAATTATTGATTCTGGGCTCCGGTCCGGCAGGCTATACCGCCGCCGTTTACGCTGCACGCGCCAATCTCAACCCGGTGCTGGTTACCGGGCTGGAAAAAGGCGGTCAGCTCACTACCACTACCGATGTCGAGAACTGGCCAGGCGATCCGAGCGATCTGACCGGCCCGCTGCTGATGGAACGTATGCATGAGCACGCGGTAAAATTTAATACCGAAATCATTTTCGACCATATCCACACGGTGGATCTGCAAAACCGTCCATTCCGTCTGGTGGGCGATAGCGGCGAATACACCGCCGATGCGCTGATCATTGCCACCGGCGCCTCTGCACGCTATTTAGGGCTGCCATCAGAAGAAGCGTTTAAAGGTAAAGGCGTCTCGGCCTGCGCCACTTGTGACGGTTTCTTTTATCGCCAGCAGAAAGTGGCTGTGATTGGTGGCGGTAATACGGCGGTCGAAGAAGCGCTTTACCTGGCGAATATCGCCGCTGAAGTGCATCTCATCCACCGCCGTGACAATTTCCGCGCCGAAAAAATCTTGATCGACCGCCTGATGGAAAAGGTGAATAACGGCAATATCGTGTTGCATACGCATCGTACGCTTGAAGAAGTCGTGGGCGACCAGATGGGTGTCACCGGCGTGCGCCTGCGTTCAACTCAGGAACCAGAGCAGATTGAGCAATTAGAGGTGGCCGGGTTGTTTATCGCCATTGGTCACAGCCCGAACACCGCTATTTTCCAGGGGCAATTAGAACTGGAAAATGGCTATATCAAAGTCCAGTCCGGCTTGCAGGGCAACGCCACGCAAACCAGCATCCCAGGCGTATTCGCGGCTGGCGATGTGATGGATCACACTTATCGGCAAGCCATTACTTCCGCCGGCACCGGCTGTATGGCGGCGCTGGATGCCGAGCGCTATCTGGACGGATTGGTTAAAAACGATAAGTAA
- a CDS encoding MFS transporter, producing MSTWSRPVILLLCGLLLLTVSIAVLNTLVPLWLTHDALPTWQVGMVSSSYYTGNLAGTLLAGWLIKRLGFNQAYYLASAVFAIATAMLGLSSGFHAWTLWRFVAGIGCAWIWVVVESALLCSGTVRNRGRLLAAYMIVYYLGTVAGQLLVSKVSTELLHVLPWVTGVVVAAILPLVFTKITAHGNDEEAAAGRMWPMLRRRSSRLGINGCIISGIVLGSLYGLMPLYLSHQGMSDATVGYWMALLVSSGIVGQWPVGRLADRFGRLLVLRVQVFVVILGAIAMLSNAAMAPALFVLGCAGFTLYPVAMSWACETVAHHELVAMNQALLLSYTIGSLVGPSMTSLLMQSYSDRLLFVMIAVVALVYLIMLLRKADQHATPVAHA from the coding sequence ATGTCCACCTGGTCTCGTCCTGTCATTTTGCTGCTCTGCGGCTTGCTGTTGTTGACGGTTTCTATCGCCGTGCTCAACACGTTGGTTCCACTTTGGCTAACGCACGATGCATTACCCACCTGGCAGGTCGGTATGGTGAGTTCGTCCTACTACACCGGGAACCTGGCAGGAACATTATTGGCCGGTTGGCTCATCAAACGTCTGGGCTTTAATCAGGCCTATTACCTTGCATCGGCAGTGTTCGCCATCGCGACGGCGATGCTGGGTTTGAGTAGCGGCTTCCACGCATGGACATTATGGCGTTTTGTTGCCGGGATCGGCTGCGCCTGGATTTGGGTCGTGGTGGAAAGCGCGTTGTTATGCAGCGGCACCGTACGTAACCGTGGCCGTCTGTTGGCAGCGTATATGATTGTTTATTACCTCGGTACCGTGGCCGGGCAGTTATTAGTGAGCAAAGTCTCTACCGAGTTGTTGCACGTCCTGCCGTGGGTGACCGGCGTGGTGGTCGCCGCGATTCTGCCGCTGGTGTTTACCAAAATCACTGCGCACGGTAACGATGAGGAGGCAGCCGCTGGTCGTATGTGGCCGATGTTGCGTCGCCGTAGTTCCCGCTTGGGGATTAATGGCTGCATCATTTCCGGCATCGTGCTGGGCTCATTGTATGGCCTGATGCCGCTGTACTTATCTCACCAAGGCATGAGTGATGCCACTGTTGGTTACTGGATGGCGCTGCTTGTCAGTTCCGGTATCGTTGGGCAATGGCCGGTAGGGCGGCTGGCGGATCGCTTTGGGCGTCTTTTGGTACTGCGAGTGCAGGTGTTTGTGGTCATTTTAGGCGCTATCGCGATGCTGAGTAACGCGGCAATGGCGCCCGCGCTGTTCGTGCTCGGCTGTGCCGGCTTTACCTTGTACCCGGTTGCGATGTCGTGGGCGTGTGAAACGGTGGCGCACCATGAATTGGTGGCGATGAATCAGGCGTTACTGTTGAGCTATACTATCGGTAGTTTGGTGGGGCCGAGCATGACGTCACTGCTAATGCAAAGTTATTCAGACCGTTTGCTGTTTGTGATGATTGCGGTTGTCGCGCTGGTCTATCTCATTATGCTGTTACGCAAAGCCGACCAGCATGCCACGCCGGTGGCGCATGCCTGA
- the lolA gene encoding outer membrane lipoprotein chaperone LolA encodes MKKFVLSCCLLSAFVSVGALADASSDLQQRLGKVSSFHASFTQKVTDGSGTNVQDGEGELWVKRPNLFNWHMTAPDESIIISDGKTLWFYNPFVEQVSASWLKDATSNTPFMLIARNQHSDWQQYNIKQQGDNFELTPKSDAGNLKQFTINVSSNGTINQFSAIEQDGQRSSYALKSQQNGAVSPDKFTFTPPKGITVDDQRQ; translated from the coding sequence ATGAAAAAATTCGTGCTCTCTTGCTGCCTGTTATCCGCATTCGTTTCTGTTGGCGCTCTGGCGGATGCGTCTAGTGATTTGCAGCAGCGCCTGGGGAAAGTGAGTAGCTTTCACGCCAGCTTCACGCAGAAAGTGACCGACGGTTCTGGCACTAACGTCCAGGATGGCGAAGGCGAATTATGGGTCAAACGGCCGAACCTGTTTAACTGGCATATGACGGCGCCTGATGAAAGTATCATTATTTCCGACGGGAAAACGCTATGGTTTTATAACCCATTTGTCGAGCAGGTCAGCGCCAGTTGGTTGAAAGATGCCACCAGCAATACGCCATTTATGTTGATTGCGCGTAACCAGCATAGTGATTGGCAGCAATATAATATTAAACAACAAGGTGATAACTTCGAACTGACGCCTAAATCTGATGCCGGTAACCTGAAGCAATTCACGATTAACGTTTCATCGAATGGCACCATCAACCAATTTAGCGCCATTGAGCAAGATGGTCAGCGCAGTAGCTATGCCCTGAAGAGCCAGCAGAATGGGGCGGTAAGCCCGGATAAGTTTACCTTTACGCCACCTAAAGGCATAACGGTAGACGACCAACGTCAGTGA
- the lrp gene encoding leucine-responsive transcriptional regulator Lrp: MVDNKKRPGKDLDRIDRNILNELQKDGRISNVELSKRVGLSPTPCLERVRRLERQGFILGYTALLNPHYLDASLLVFVEITLNRGAPDVFEQFNAAVQKLEETQECHLVSGDFDYLLKTRVPDMSAYRKLLGETLLRLPGVNDTRTYVVMEEVKQSNRLVIKTR; this comes from the coding sequence ATGGTAGACAATAAAAAACGCCCCGGTAAAGACCTCGACAGAATCGATAGAAATATTCTGAATGAATTGCAAAAGGATGGGCGCATTTCCAACGTGGAACTTTCCAAACGGGTTGGGCTATCTCCTACGCCATGTTTAGAGCGCGTACGTCGTTTGGAGCGTCAGGGTTTTATTCTGGGCTACACCGCGCTGTTAAATCCGCACTATTTGGATGCTTCACTGTTGGTGTTTGTTGAGATTACTCTGAATCGTGGCGCGCCGGATGTGTTTGAACAATTTAACGCCGCTGTGCAAAAACTTGAGGAAACTCAAGAGTGTCACTTAGTTTCAGGTGATTTTGACTATCTGCTGAAAACGCGTGTACCGGATATGTCCGCTTACCGTAAGCTGTTGGGCGAAACCTTGCTACGTCTGCCCGGCGTGAACGATACGCGTACCTATGTTGTCATGGAAGAAGTGAAACAAAGTAATCGCTTAGTGATAAAAACGCGCTAA
- the serS gene encoding serine--tRNA ligase codes for MLDPNLLRNEPDAVAEKLARRGFKLDVDTLRSLEERRKVLQVETETLQAERNARSKSIGQAKARGEDIEPLRQEVNVLGERLDAAKAGLDALQNQIRDFALTMPNIPADEVPFGKDDSDNHEISRWGEPRHYDFTVRDHVELGEMAQGLDFASAVKLTGARFVVMKGQIARMHRALSQFMLDLHTEQHGYSETYVPYLVNHATLYGTGQLPKFGEDLFHTKPLTEESESSHYALIPTAEVPLTNLVRDEILEEESLPIKLTAHTPCFRSEAGSYGRDTRGLIRMHQFDKVEMVQIVRPEDSMQALEELTSHAEKVLQLLNLPYRKMLLCSGDMGASATKTYDLEVWLPAQDTYREISSCSNMGDFQARRMQARCRSKTEKKPRLVHTLNGSGLAVGRTLVAVLENYQQADGRIVVPEVLRPYMNGVEIIG; via the coding sequence ATGCTCGATCCCAATCTACTGCGTAATGAGCCAGACGCAGTCGCTGAAAAACTGGCACGCCGAGGATTTAAGCTGGATGTTGATACGTTACGCTCGCTGGAAGAGCGTCGTAAAGTCTTGCAGGTAGAAACCGAAACGCTGCAAGCTGAACGCAACGCCCGATCCAAATCCATCGGCCAGGCTAAAGCGCGTGGGGAAGATATTGAGCCATTGCGGCAGGAAGTGAACGTCTTAGGCGAGCGCCTGGACGCCGCCAAAGCGGGGCTGGATGCGCTACAAAATCAGATCCGTGACTTTGCGTTGACGATGCCAAATATCCCGGCGGACGAAGTCCCGTTTGGTAAAGATGACAGTGACAACCACGAAATTAGCCGCTGGGGCGAACCGCGTCACTATGATTTTACCGTGCGCGATCACGTAGAGCTGGGTGAAATGGCGCAAGGGCTGGACTTTGCCTCGGCGGTTAAATTAACCGGCGCGCGCTTTGTGGTAATGAAGGGGCAGATTGCCCGTATGCACCGCGCTTTGAGCCAGTTTATGCTGGACTTACATACCGAGCAGCACGGTTATAGCGAAACGTATGTGCCTTACCTGGTTAATCATGCAACATTGTATGGCACCGGGCAATTGCCTAAGTTTGGCGAAGACTTGTTCCATACCAAACCGCTAACCGAAGAGTCTGAAAGCAGTCACTACGCGTTGATCCCAACGGCAGAAGTGCCGTTAACCAATCTGGTGCGTGATGAGATCCTTGAGGAAGAGTCGCTGCCGATTAAGTTGACCGCACATACGCCTTGTTTCCGTTCTGAAGCCGGCTCCTATGGGCGCGATACCCGTGGTCTGATCCGTATGCACCAGTTTGATAAAGTTGAAATGGTGCAGATCGTTCGCCCGGAAGATTCCATGCAAGCGCTGGAGGAGTTAACCAGCCATGCAGAGAAGGTGCTGCAATTGTTGAACTTGCCCTACCGCAAAATGTTGTTATGCAGCGGTGATATGGGCGCGAGCGCCACCAAGACCTACGATCTGGAAGTGTGGCTACCGGCGCAGGATACCTATCGTGAAATCTCTTCCTGCTCCAATATGGGGGATTTCCAGGCGCGTCGTATGCAGGCGCGTTGCCGCAGCAAAACCGAGAAAAAGCCACGCCTGGTGCATACGCTGAATGGTTCTGGTTTAGCGGTTGGACGGACGTTGGTCGCGGTGTTGGAAAACTACCAGCAAGCCGACGGGCGTATTGTGGTACCGGAAGTGTTACGCCCCTACATGAACGGCGTGGAAATTATCGGCTGA
- a CDS encoding replication-associated recombination protein A — translation MSNLSLDFSSNEFQPLAARMRPTTLAQYIGQQHLLAPGKPLPRAIEAGHLHSMILWGPPGTGKTTLAEVIGHYGNADVERISAVTSGVKEIREAIERARQNRNAGRRTILFVDEVHRFNKSQQDAFLPHIEDGTITFIGATTENPSFELNSALLSRARVYLLKSLTTEEIETVLEQAMNDAERGLGKQDLLLPDNTRRMIAELVNGDARRALNTLEMMADMAESDAQGQRELTPQLLNEVSGERAARFDNKGDRYYDLISALHKSVRGSAPDAALYWYARIITAGGDPLYVARRLLAIASEDVGNADPRGMQVAIAAWDCFTRVGPAEGERAIAQAIVYLACAPKSNAVYTAFKAAMRDARDNPDYDVPEHLRNAPTKLMKEMGLGKEYRYAHDEPNAYAAGEIYFPPEMAQTRYYQPSSRGLEGKIGEKLAWLTELDQNSPTKRYR, via the coding sequence GTGAGTAACCTGTCTCTGGACTTTTCCTCAAATGAGTTTCAACCGTTGGCCGCGCGTATGCGGCCAACCACGCTTGCGCAATATATCGGGCAGCAGCACTTGCTGGCACCGGGTAAGCCTTTGCCGCGTGCGATTGAAGCGGGACATCTGCATTCGATGATTCTGTGGGGGCCGCCAGGGACCGGGAAAACCACGCTGGCTGAAGTTATTGGCCATTATGGTAATGCCGACGTTGAGCGTATCTCTGCCGTGACCTCGGGAGTGAAGGAGATACGCGAGGCCATTGAGCGTGCGCGTCAGAATCGTAACGCAGGCCGCCGTACCATTCTTTTTGTCGATGAGGTACATCGTTTCAATAAAAGCCAACAGGACGCGTTTCTGCCGCATATTGAGGACGGTACCATTACCTTCATCGGCGCCACGACTGAAAACCCATCGTTTGAGCTGAACTCGGCATTACTGTCGCGCGCGCGCGTTTATCTGCTGAAATCCCTCACCACGGAAGAGATTGAAACCGTGCTTGAACAGGCAATGAATGATGCCGAGCGCGGGCTAGGTAAGCAGGATCTGTTATTGCCGGATAACACGCGGCGGATGATTGCTGAACTGGTCAATGGGGATGCTCGTCGCGCATTAAATACGCTGGAAATGATGGCGGATATGGCGGAAAGCGATGCGCAAGGTCAGCGTGAGCTAACGCCGCAATTGCTTAATGAGGTTTCGGGCGAACGTGCGGCGCGTTTTGATAACAAAGGCGATCGTTACTACGATTTGATTTCCGCGCTGCATAAATCAGTGCGGGGGTCAGCGCCGGATGCCGCGCTTTATTGGTATGCACGTATTATTACCGCTGGCGGTGATCCGCTTTACGTCGCGCGGCGGCTGTTAGCCATCGCTTCTGAAGATGTCGGCAATGCCGATCCGCGCGGAATGCAGGTGGCGATTGCCGCGTGGGATTGTTTTACGCGTGTCGGCCCGGCTGAGGGTGAGCGCGCCATCGCGCAGGCAATTGTTTATCTTGCTTGTGCACCCAAAAGTAATGCGGTGTATACCGCATTTAAAGCTGCGATGCGCGATGCGCGTGATAACCCCGATTATGATGTGCCAGAGCATCTACGCAATGCGCCGACCAAACTGATGAAGGAGATGGGGCTAGGTAAGGAGTATCGTTACGCACATGACGAACCTAATGCTTACGCCGCCGGAGAAATCTATTTTCCGCCTGAAATGGCACAGACGCGTTATTATCAACCCAGTTCCCGCGGGCTGGAGGGGAAAATTGGTGAAAAGCTCGCCTGGCTGACTGAACTGGATCAAAATAGCCCGACAAAACGCTACCGATAA
- a CDS encoding DNA translocase FtsK 4TM domain-containing protein yields MSQEYTEDKEVSLQPLSSGRRLLEALLIIVALFAVYLMVALLSFNPSDPSWSQTAWHEPIHNLGGSIGAWLADTLLFIFGVMAYAIPPVILGLCWITFRQRDSQDYIDYFAVGLRLIGVLALVVTTCGLAALNADDIWYFASGGVIGSLISNAMAPWFSGAGGTLTLLCIWAAGLTLYTGWSWLTIAEKIGAVVMGVLTFASNRSRHNEEWQDDEDDRHDRAPVIKRVRPLRADDEEDDVLLTAPRLSSPESDDEYDDDPLLAKTTLPAAAVAAVHDAQAEAPEETAPQPVQQTSSPSTPPASEPVSAAPPLYRFEMPEEKTVAPNDEDEGPRMGNWRDVQESAPSPFDFSSPQPSTPLAVPASAGLSDAAKAAAVSGGVAPFMPGFSATGEEANPQVKQGIGPELPRPNPVKLPTRRELASYGIKLPSQRMAEEKAREEEAQRQQQASQSPIASEQYDEEENMAQQEAHLRDAFMSQQQQRYGEAFTPDEDDETALQQAALAREFAAQQQHRYGEPGAAAADRGPAFTLDTSGAFDFSPMDDLVDDGPSEPLFTIAATPEPEAPSTPTSAPAAHWQSAPAPSEAYQQPAAPEPEQPQPAANSLIHPFLVRHEQPLHKPTTPLPTLELLTPPPAEEEPVDMFALEQTARLVEARLADYRVKAEVVGISPGPVITRFELDLAPGVKAARISNLSRDLARSLSAVAVRVVEVIPGKPYVGLELPNKHRQTVYLREVLDCAKFRDNPSPLAVVLGKDIAGQPVVADLAKMPHLLVAGTTGSGKSVGVNAMIISMLYKATPEEVRFIMIDPKMLELSVYEGIPHLLTEVVTDMKDAANALRWSVGEMERRYKLMSALGVRNLAGYNEKVEQAEAMGRPIPDPFWKPGDSMDTTPPVLEKLPYIVVMVDEFADLMMAVGKKVEELIARLAQKARAAGIHLVLATQRPSVDVITGLIKANIPTRIAFTVSSKIDSRTILDQGGAESLLGMGDMLYMPPNSSNPVRVHGAFVRDQEVHAVVQDWKARGRPQYIDSITAGDEGEGGGLGLDGDEELDQLFDQAVAFVVEKRRASISGVQRQFRIGYNRAARIIEQMEAQGIVSTPGHNGNREVLAPPSHEM; encoded by the coding sequence TTGAGCCAGGAATACACAGAAGATAAAGAAGTATCCTTACAGCCGCTGAGCAGCGGGCGTCGTTTGCTCGAAGCGTTGTTGATTATTGTTGCGCTTTTCGCCGTCTACTTGATGGTGGCTTTGCTGAGCTTTAATCCTTCCGATCCCAGTTGGTCACAAACCGCCTGGCATGAACCTATTCATAATTTGGGCGGCAGCATCGGCGCATGGCTTGCCGATACGCTTCTCTTTATTTTCGGGGTGATGGCTTACGCCATTCCGCCGGTTATCCTTGGCCTATGCTGGATCACGTTCCGGCAACGCGATAGTCAGGACTATATTGATTATTTCGCCGTCGGCTTACGGCTGATTGGCGTTTTGGCGCTGGTGGTCACCACGTGTGGCCTGGCGGCGTTGAATGCGGATGATATTTGGTATTTCGCTTCCGGCGGCGTGATTGGCAGCCTGATTAGTAACGCGATGGCACCGTGGTTCAGCGGCGCGGGTGGAACGCTGACGTTGTTGTGCATCTGGGCGGCGGGCCTGACGTTGTATACCGGCTGGTCCTGGCTGACGATTGCCGAGAAAATCGGCGCGGTAGTGATGGGGGTCTTGACCTTCGCCAGTAACCGTTCGCGCCATAATGAAGAGTGGCAAGATGATGAAGATGACCGTCATGATCGCGCGCCGGTAATTAAACGCGTGCGTCCGCTCCGTGCCGACGATGAAGAGGATGATGTCTTACTTACCGCTCCGCGTTTGTCGTCGCCGGAAAGTGATGATGAATATGATGACGATCCGCTGTTAGCGAAAACTACGCTACCTGCCGCGGCGGTTGCCGCTGTGCATGATGCGCAAGCAGAGGCGCCAGAAGAGACAGCGCCACAGCCGGTTCAACAAACCTCTTCTCCCTCTACGCCTCCGGCCAGCGAGCCAGTATCCGCCGCGCCGCCGCTGTATCGTTTCGAGATGCCTGAAGAAAAAACGGTGGCGCCGAATGATGAGGATGAGGGGCCGCGGATGGGCAACTGGCGTGATGTGCAAGAATCTGCACCATCGCCGTTTGATTTTTCTTCTCCGCAACCTTCCACGCCTTTGGCCGTGCCCGCGTCTGCTGGGCTATCTGACGCAGCGAAAGCCGCTGCCGTGTCAGGAGGCGTTGCTCCGTTTATGCCGGGCTTTAGCGCCACGGGCGAGGAGGCCAATCCGCAAGTTAAACAGGGGATTGGTCCTGAACTCCCGCGTCCTAATCCGGTGAAATTACCGACACGCCGCGAACTGGCTTCTTACGGCATTAAGTTACCTTCACAACGTATGGCGGAAGAGAAGGCGCGCGAAGAAGAAGCGCAGCGCCAGCAGCAAGCCTCGCAAAGCCCAATCGCTTCCGAACAGTACGATGAAGAAGAGAATATGGCGCAGCAGGAGGCCCATCTGCGTGACGCCTTTATGTCACAACAACAGCAACGCTATGGTGAGGCGTTTACCCCTGATGAAGACGACGAAACGGCGCTTCAGCAGGCGGCATTAGCGCGTGAGTTCGCCGCGCAGCAGCAACATCGTTATGGTGAGCCGGGGGCGGCCGCAGCGGATCGTGGGCCGGCTTTTACGCTGGATACGTCCGGCGCATTTGATTTTTCACCGATGGATGATTTGGTTGATGATGGCCCAAGTGAACCATTATTTACCATCGCGGCCACGCCGGAACCGGAAGCCCCCTCAACGCCGACTTCGGCTCCGGCTGCACACTGGCAATCGGCTCCCGCGCCTTCGGAGGCGTATCAGCAGCCTGCGGCACCTGAACCAGAACAGCCGCAGCCGGCGGCGAATAGTTTGATACATCCATTCCTGGTCCGTCACGAGCAACCCTTACACAAGCCGACCACGCCGTTACCGACGCTGGAACTGCTTACGCCGCCACCGGCAGAAGAGGAGCCGGTTGATATGTTTGCGCTGGAACAAACGGCACGGTTGGTGGAAGCCCGTTTGGCGGACTACCGGGTTAAAGCCGAGGTGGTAGGGATTTCTCCGGGGCCGGTGATCACGCGTTTTGAGTTGGATCTGGCGCCAGGTGTAAAAGCCGCGCGCATTTCTAACTTGTCACGCGATTTGGCGCGCTCGCTCTCTGCGGTTGCGGTGCGTGTGGTGGAAGTGATACCAGGCAAACCTTACGTCGGGCTTGAGTTGCCGAATAAACATCGTCAAACCGTCTATCTGCGCGAAGTGCTGGATTGCGCGAAATTCCGTGATAACCCGTCGCCGCTTGCGGTGGTGCTGGGTAAAGATATTGCAGGCCAACCGGTGGTAGCGGACTTGGCGAAAATGCCGCATTTATTAGTCGCGGGTACCACCGGCTCCGGTAAATCGGTTGGTGTGAACGCGATGATTATCAGCATGTTGTATAAAGCCACGCCGGAAGAAGTGCGCTTTATTATGATTGACCCCAAAATGCTGGAACTGTCGGTTTACGAAGGGATCCCACATCTGTTAACTGAAGTGGTCACTGATATGAAAGATGCGGCCAATGCGCTGCGTTGGAGTGTGGGTGAGATGGAACGCCGCTATAAACTGATGTCTGCTCTCGGCGTGCGTAATCTGGCCGGTTATAACGAGAAAGTTGAGCAAGCAGAGGCTATGGGCCGACCGATTCCTGATCCGTTCTGGAAACCGGGCGACAGTATGGATACCACGCCGCCGGTGTTGGAAAAACTGCCGTATATTGTGGTGATGGTCGATGAGTTTGCCGACCTGATGATGGCGGTTGGCAAAAAGGTGGAAGAACTTATCGCGCGTTTGGCACAGAAGGCCCGTGCCGCCGGTATCCATTTGGTGCTGGCGACGCAACGCCCATCGGTGGATGTGATTACTGGTTTGATTAAGGCTAACATTCCAACCCGTATTGCCTTCACCGTATCCAGTAAGATTGACTCACGGACCATTCTCGATCAGGGCGGCGCGGAATCGCTGTTGGGCATGGGTGATATGCTGTATATGCCGCCAAACTCTTCGAACCCGGTACGCGTTCACGGTGCATTTGTACGCGATCAGGAAGTGCATGCGGTGGTGCAGGATTGGAAAGCGCGCGGTCGACCCCAGTATATTGATAGCATCACAGCGGGCGATGAGGGCGAAGGCGGCGGCTTAGGCCTGGATGGCGATGAAGAGCTTGATCAGTTGTTCGATCAGGCGGTGGCTTTCGTGGTGGAAAAACGCCGCGCATCCATCTCCGGCGTTCAACGCCAGTTCCGCATTGGCTACAACCGGGCTGCTCGGATTATTGAACAGATGGAAGCGCAGGGAATTGTGTCGACGCCGGGCCATAATGGTAACCGGGAAGTACTGGCGCCGCCTTCCCATGAGATGTAA